In Gymnogyps californianus isolate 813 chromosome 6, ASM1813914v2, whole genome shotgun sequence, a single window of DNA contains:
- the AIFM2 gene encoding ferroptosis suppressor protein 1, with protein sequence MGSRVSVDDSVRVVVVGGGFGGTAATSLLKSWAIPFVLVDVRDAFHHNVAALRAAVESGFAKKTFISYSVTFGDSFRQGKVVGIDPGRQQVLLSDGEELHYSHLILATGSDGPFPGKFNKVIDMESAIQTYEDMVKEIEKSECILVVGGGAAGVEMAAEIKTEYPAKEVTLIHSKIALADAELLDSVRQEVKEILLRKGVHLLLSERVSNVENLTPNQFQKDMVVRTEKGTEVVADMVVLCTGIKVNSSAYAAAFGDKMASNGALKVNKHLQLEGYENIYAIGDCADLKEPKMAYHAGLHANIAVTNIINSLTHKPLKTYEPGSLTFLLSMGRNDGVGQVNGYYVGRLLVTIAKSRDLFVSKSWKTMGQTMPS encoded by the exons ATGGGATCCCGCGTGTCCGTGGACGACTCCGTGCGGGTGGTGGTGGTCGGGGGCGGCTTCGGAGGCACGGCGGCCACCAGCCTGCTCAAGTCCTGGGCCATCCCCTTCGTGCTGGTGGACGTGAGAGATGCTTTCCATCACAACGTCGCTGCCCTCCGGGCCGCCGTGGAGAGCG GATTTGCCAAGAAGACTTTCATCTCCTACTCTGTCACTTTTGGGGACAGCTTCCGACAAGGCAAGGTTGTTGGCATAGACCCTGGGAGGCAACAAGTCTTGCTCAGTGATGGTGAG GAGCTTCACTACTCCCATCTCATTCTGGCAACAGGCAGTGATGGGCCATTCCCCGGGAAGTTCAACAAAGTCATTGACATGGAAAGTGCCATCCAGACCTATGAAGACATGGTTAAAGAG ATTGAGAAATCTGAGTGCATCCTGGTAGTGGGAGGTGGTGCTGCTGGAGTCGAGATGGCTGCAGAGATCAAAACAGAGTACCCAGCCAAAGAG GTCACCCTCATTCATTCAAAAATTGCACTAGCTGATGCAGAGCTGCTAGATAGCGTCCGTCAGGAGGTGAAAGAGATTCTCCTCAGAAAAGGAGTGCACCTCTTATTAA GTGAAAGGGTCAGCAATGTGGAAAACCTCACGCCAAACCAGTTCCAGAAGGACATGGTAGTAAGGACAGAAAAGGGCACCGAGGTGGTTGCTGACATGGTGGTCCTGTGCACGGGGATAAAGGTTAACTCTTCAGCATACGCTGCTGCATTTG GGGACAAAATGGCAAGTAACGGTGCTTTGAAAGTTAACAAGCACCTCCAGCTGGAAGGCTATGAGAACATCTATGCCATTGGGGACTGCGCAGATCTGAAAGAACCCAAGATGGCCTACCACGCTGGGCTTCATGCTAACATCGCAGTGACAAATATCATCAACAGCCTGACACATAAGCCTCTTAAAACCTACGAACCAG GGTCACTAACATTCCTGCTTTCAATGGGCAGGAATGATGGTGTAGGCCAGGTGAACGGTTACTACGTGGGACGTCTCTTGGTGACCATTGCTAAGAGCCGGGACCTGTTTGTCTCCAAGAGCTGGAAGACGATGGGACAGACAATGCCCTCTTAA
- the CHST3 gene encoding carbohydrate sulfotransferase 3: MCVPMEIRRALPQDFRELLHCLKMRSKYAVLLVFVVGLVIIEKENNFISRVSDKLKQSPQALAEANGTEASPAPAENGSLASLRELDAAFSQLSSHLRNITLQLAGDGDPGPRRHVLLMATTRTGSSFVGEFFNQQGSIFYLFEPLWHIERTVTFEPGGANAVGSALVYRDVLKQLLLCDLYILESFILPAPEDHLTPFMFRRGSSRSLCEEPVCTPSAKKVFEKYHCKNRRCGPLNITLAAEACRRKQHVALKTVRIRQLEFLQPLVEDPRLDVRIIQLVRDPRAVLASRMVAFSGKYETWKKWASEGEAPLREEEVQRLRGNCESIRLSAELGLRRPGWLRGRYMLVRYEDVARAPLQKAEEMYRFAGLPLTPQVEEWIGKNTQASRDGSGVYSTRKNSSEQFEKWRFSIPFKLAQVVQDACAPAMRLFGYKLASSPAALANRSFSLLEEAQPSWVT, translated from the exons ATGTGTGTCCCCATGGAGATCCGACGCGCTTTGCCCCAGGATTTCCGGGAGCTGCTGCACTGCCTGAAGATGAGGAGCAAGTACGCCGTCCTGCTGGTCTTCGTCGTCGGCCTCGTCATCATCGAGAAGGAGAACAACTTCATCTCCAG GGTGTCGGACAAGCTGAAGCAGTCCCCGCAGGCGCTGGCGGAGGCCAACGGCACAGAGGCCAGCCCGGCGCCGGCCGAGAACGGCTCGCTGGCCTCGCTGCGAGAGCTGGACGCCGCCTTCTCCCAGCTGAGTTCCCACCTACGCAACATCACCCTGCAGCTGGCGGGCGACGGGGACCCCGGGCCGCGGCGGCATGTCCTGCTGATGGCCACCACCCGCACCGGCTCCTCCTTCGTGGGGGAGTTCTTCAACCAGCAAGGCAGCATCTTCTACCTCTTCGAGCCCCTCTGGCACATCGAGAGGACGGTGACCTTCGAGCCGGGGGGAGCCAACGCGGTGGGCTCAGCCCTGGTCTACCGGGACGTCCTCAAGCAGCTCCTCCTCTGCGACCTCTACATCTTGGAGAGCTTCATCTTGCCGGCGCCCGAGGACCACCTGACGCCCTTCATGTTTCGGCGGGGCTCGAGCCGCTCGCTCTGCGAGGAGCCCGTCTGCACGCCCAGCGCCAAGAAGGTCTTCGAGAAGTACCACTGCAAGAACCGCCGCTGCGGCCCCCTCAACATCACCCTGGCCGCTGAGGCGTGCCGGCGCAAGCAGCACGTGGCCCTGAAGACGGTACGCATCCGGCAGCTGGAGTTCCTGCAGCCGCTGGTGGAGGACCCTCGACTGGACGTGCGCATCATCCAGCTGGTGCGGGACCCCCGGGCCGTCCTGGCCTCCCGCATGGTGGCCTTCTCCGGCAAGTACGAGACCTGGAAGAAGTGGGCGTCCGAAGGGGAGGCTCCCCTCCGCGAGGAGGAGGTACAGCGGCTGCGGGGCAACTGCGAGAGCATCCGTCTGTCGGCCGAGCTGGGGCTGCGGCGGCCGGGCTGGCTGCGGGGTCGCTACATGCTGGTACGCTACGAGGACGTGGCGCGGGCGCCCTTGCAGAAGGCGGAGGAGATGTACCGCTTCGCCGggctccccctcaccccccagGTGGAGGAGTGGATCGGCAAAAACACGCAGGCGTCCCGCGACGGCAGCGGCGTCTACTCCACCCGCAAGAACTCCTCCGAGCAGTTCGAGAAGTGGCGGTTCAGCATCCCCTTCAAGCTGGCGCAGGTGGTGCAGGATGCCTGCGCCCCGGCCATGCGCCTCTTCGGCTACAAGCTGGCCAGCAGCCCCGCCGCGCTGGCTAACCGCTCCTTCAGCCTGCTGGAGGAGGCACAGCCCTCCTGGGTCACGTAA